Proteins encoded together in one Bombyx mori chromosome 24, ASM3026992v2 window:
- the LOC134201205 gene encoding histone H1-like yields the protein MADTAVATETPAPATPVKKPKTSASGGASAGAKKPKAKPSHPKTSEMVNSAIAELKERSGSSLQAIKKYIAAQYKVDAEKLAPFIRKYLKNAVESGTLIQTKGKGASGSFKLESKTSASKKPGSGSGGASGGSSVRAAKGNASSASASAASKGGSSNKKGGAGAGGAASTSSGAAAGRAGKKAAAASASSPSKGKSSIAATAAVSVKEKRAAAAAKKKPAAAARKSGASAKAAAAKSAPKAKKTAKPPTKKPKAPKPKKATASTPKTKPSAKKASAASKK from the coding sequence ATGGCAGATACCGCTGTTGCGACTGAAACTCCAGCTCCGGCTACACCCGTCAAAAAACCAAAAACATCCGCGAGTGGTGGTGCTTCCGCGGGCGCTAAGAAACCTAAAGCTAAACCGAGCCATCCGAAGACGTCGGAAATGGTGAACAGCGCTATTGCCGAACTCAAGGAGCGCAGCGGCTCGTCTTTACAAGCAATCAAGAAATACATAGCGGCCCAGTACAAGGTGGATGCTGAAAAATTAGCACCGTTCATAAGAAAGTATCTGAAGAACGCCGTCGAATCCGGTACTCTAATACAGACTAAAGGCAAGGGAGCTTCCGGATCTTTTAAACTGGAATCGAAGACCTCCGCTTCTAAGAAACCCGGTTCCGGATCTGGTGGTGCGTCCGGTGGCAGTTCCGTAAGGGCAGCAAAGGGCAACGCTTCGTCCGCTTCCGCTTCGGCAGCGTCTAAAGGCGGCAGCAGCAACAAAAAGGGAGGGGCCGGCGCCGGTGGTGCCGCTTCGACTTCTTCGGGGGCGGCTGCCGGCAGGGCCGGAAAGAAAGCGGCTGCAGCGTCAGCTTCATCGCCGTCGAAAGGTAAATCTTCGATTGCCGCAACCGCCGCAGTTTCGGTAAAGGAGAAAAgagccgccgccgccgcgaaaAAGAAGCCCGCCGCCGCTGCTAGGAAGTCTGGAGCGAGCGCTAAAGCTGCGGCCGCCAAGAGCGCGCCGAAAGCTAAGAAAACAGCTAAACCACCAACAAAGAAACCGAAAGCGCCTAAACCGAAAAAGGCCACCGCCTCGACGCCTAAAACGAAACCTTCGGCCAAAAAAGCGTCCGCCGCTTCGAAGAAGTGA
- the H2a-l2 gene encoding histone H2A-like protein 2 has translation MSGRGKGGKVKGKVKSRSNRAGLQFPVGRIHRLLRNGNYAERVGAGAPVYLAAVMEYLAAEVLELAGNAARDNKKTRIIPRHLQLAIRNDEELNKLLSGVTIAQGGVLPNIQAVLLPKKTEKKA, from the coding sequence ATGTCCGGTCGCGGAAAAGGCGGAAAAGTTAAGGGCAAGGTCAAGTCCCGTTCGAACCGTGCCGGTCTTCAGTTTCCGGTCGGTCGTATACACAGATTGTTGCGCAACGGAAATTACGCTGAACGCGTTGGTGCCGGTGCACCGGTTTACCTGGCCGCCGTCATGGAATACTTGGCCGCTGAAGTTTTGGAATTGGCCGGTAACGCAGCAAGAGACAACAAGAAGACTAGAATTATTCCTAGACATCTTCAACTCGCCATAAGGAACGACGAGGAACTGAACAAACTCCTTTCCGGTGTGACAATCGCCCAAGGCGGAGTTTTACCAAACATTCAAGCGGTACTACTCCCGAAGAAGACCGAGaagaaagcttaa
- the H2b-l gene encoding histone H2B-like protein: MPPKTSGKAAKKSGKAQKNISKTDKKKKKHKRKESYAIYIYKVLKQVHPDTGISSKAMSIMNSFVNDIFERIAAEASRLAHYNKRSTITSREVQTSVRLLLPGELAKHAVSEGTKAVTKYTSSK, encoded by the coding sequence ATGCCGCCTAAGACAAGTGGAAAGGCCGCCAAGAAATCTGGTAAAGCCCAGAAAAATATTTCGAAGACCgataagaaaaagaagaagcacAAGAGGAAGGAAAGTTACGCCATTTACATTTACAAAGTGCTGAAGCAGGTCCATCCCGACACCGGTATTTCGAGTAAAGCCATGTCGATCATGAATTCGTTCGTGAACGACATCTTCGAACGTATCGCTGCAGAAGCTTCTCGTCTCGCCCATTACAACAAGCGTTCGACGATAACCTCGAGGGAGGTTCAGACTTCAGTGAGATTGTTGTTACCGGGTGAACTCGCCAAGCACGCGGTCAGTGAAGGAACCAAAGCCGTCACGAAATACACGAGCTCCAAGTAA
- the LOC134201206 gene encoding histone H3, translating into MARTKQTARKSTGGKAPRKQLATKAARKSAPATGGVKKPHRYRPGTVALREIRRYQKSTELLIRKLPFQRLVREIAQDFKTDLRFQSSAVMALQEASEAYLVGLFEDTNLCAIHAKRVTIMPKDIQLARRIRGERA; encoded by the coding sequence ATGGCGCGTACCAAACAGACTGCTCGTAAGTCGACCGGAGGTAAAGCTCCTCGCAAGCAATTGGCGACCAAGGCCGCTCGTAAGAGCGCACCGGCAACAGGAGGTGTCAAGAAGCCTCATCGTTACAGGCCCGGGACGGTCGCCCTTCGTGAGATTCGTCGTTACCAGAAGAGCACGGAACTCTTGATTCGCAAACTGCCTTTCCAGCGTCTCGTCCGTGAGATAGCTCAAGATTTCAAGACCGATCTCCGTTTTCAGAGTTCGGCGGTGATGGCCCTGCAGGAAGCCAGCGAGGCGTATCTGGTCGGTCTCTTCGAGGACACGAACCTTTGCGCTATTCACGCGAAACGTGTGACAATAATGCCAAAAGACATACAGCTCGCCCGCAGAATCAGAGGTGAACGTGCGTAA